In Perca fluviatilis chromosome 14, GENO_Pfluv_1.0, whole genome shotgun sequence, a genomic segment contains:
- the pop7 gene encoding ribonuclease P protein subunit p20, whose amino-acid sequence MTEPRSPGMSSIQTGPVHTDSTPPAVEMDPVEYTLRKRLPRKLPKRRNDVYVNMKTDFRAQLARCQKLLEGGGHREICVHGLGLAINRAINIALQLQASSQGALQLAANTSTVELVDDLEPEDPDEAGEPMTRTRNNSAIHIKVFYPDPQGP is encoded by the coding sequence ATGACCGAGCCACGCAGCCCAGGAATGTCCTCTATCCAGACAGGCCCAGTGCACACTGACTCCACCCCTCCGGCTGTCGAGATGGACCCAGTGGAGTACACCCTGAGGAAGCGCCTCCCCCGGAAACTCCCAAAGAGACGGAACGACGTCTATGTCAACATGAAGACTGACTTCCGGGCTCAGCTGGCGCGCTGTCAGAAGCTGCTGGAAGGTGGGGGTCACAGGGAGATCTGCGTTCACGGCCTGGGCCTGGCCATCAACAGGGCCATCAACATCGCCCTTCAGCTGCAGGCCAGCAGCCAGGGGGCGCTGCAGCTGGCAGCCAACACCTCCACGGTGGAGCTCGTGGACGACCTGGAACCTGAAGATCCCGACGAGGCCGGGGAGCCCATGACGCGTACACGCAACAACTCGGCCATTCATATTAAGGTGTTCTACCCTGACCCGCAGGGACCGTAA